One Kineosporia sp. NBRC 101731 DNA segment encodes these proteins:
- a CDS encoding TOPRIM nucleotidyl transferase/hydrolase domain-containing protein yields the protein MQPAEALDLAVATGAAAVVLVEGESDRAAVEATARRTGVDLAALHILVVSMGGASGIAHFVGRLGPAGLGLPLAGLYDEAEIGYVRRGLERAGWFPRYLGSRQDLFEDGPARADLAARGFHACVTDLEDELIRALGADAVLEVVRAEGDLARFETFAHQPDHRREPVEAQLHRFLGTRSGRKIHYPPRLLEALPTGAEPPCLLGVLQAVVTEPG from the coding sequence GTGCAGCCTGCCGAAGCCCTCGACCTGGCCGTCGCCACCGGTGCGGCCGCGGTGGTGCTGGTCGAGGGGGAGAGCGATCGGGCCGCGGTGGAGGCGACGGCCCGCCGCACGGGCGTCGACCTGGCTGCGCTGCACATCCTGGTGGTGTCGATGGGCGGGGCTTCGGGGATCGCCCACTTCGTCGGGCGGCTCGGCCCGGCGGGGCTGGGCCTGCCGCTGGCCGGGCTCTACGACGAGGCCGAGATCGGCTACGTGCGCCGGGGCCTGGAACGGGCGGGCTGGTTCCCCCGGTACCTGGGCTCGCGGCAGGACCTCTTCGAGGACGGGCCGGCCCGTGCGGACCTGGCCGCGCGGGGGTTCCACGCCTGCGTCACGGATCTTGAGGACGAGCTGATCCGGGCCCTGGGAGCGGACGCGGTGCTGGAGGTCGTCCGGGCCGAGGGGGACCTGGCGCGGTTCGAGACCTTCGCCCACCAGCCCGATCATCGTCGGGAGCCGGTCGAGGCCCAGCTGCACCGGTTTCTCGGTACCCGCTCCGGGCGCAAGATCCACTACCCGCCCCGCCTGCTCGAGGCGCTCCCGACGGGAGCGGAACCGCCGTGCCTGCTGGGCGTCCTCCAGGCAGTGGTGACTGAACCGGGATAA
- a CDS encoding YbhB/YbcL family Raf kinase inhibitor-like protein, producing the protein MNSNDPFAGLPEVPGFTLTSSTVTDGATLPPAQYSGAMGVPGGADVSPQLSWSGAPEGTKSYAVTGYDPDAPTMSGFWHWAVADIAASVTELPEGAGDADGSGLPAGAFQLRNDAGTAQFIGAAPPAGHGPHRYVFTVHALGVEKIEVTAQSTPAYLGFLVSANVLARQSLVVTGEI; encoded by the coding sequence ATGAACAGCAACGACCCCTTCGCCGGTCTGCCGGAGGTGCCGGGTTTCACGCTGACCAGCTCGACGGTCACCGACGGGGCGACCCTGCCGCCCGCGCAGTACTCCGGCGCCATGGGCGTGCCCGGTGGCGCCGATGTCTCCCCGCAGCTGAGCTGGTCGGGTGCCCCGGAGGGCACGAAGAGCTACGCGGTGACCGGGTACGACCCGGACGCGCCGACCATGTCGGGTTTCTGGCACTGGGCGGTCGCCGACATCGCGGCCTCGGTCACCGAACTGCCCGAGGGCGCCGGTGACGCCGACGGTTCCGGCCTGCCCGCAGGCGCTTTCCAGCTGCGCAACGACGCCGGGACGGCGCAGTTCATCGGGGCCGCCCCGCCGGCCGGCCACGGTCCGCACCGTTACGTCTTCACCGTGCACGCGCTGGGCGTCGAGAAGATCGAGGTGACCGCGCAGAGCACGCCCGCCTACCTCGGGTTCCTGGTCTCGGCGAACGTGCTGGCCCGGCAGAGCCTCGTGGTGACGGGCGAGATCTGA
- a CDS encoding glycosyl hydrolase 53 family protein, protein MPSSSVPLPSPASGLSRRAALAAVGGIALTGFAASPADAASTAGRTAGHADTALSIRGADLSFLPQLEEAGVHYRDLAGRVRPAERIIAAAGANHQRIRVWVDPPAGYTDRKRALALARRAHRAGLKIVLDPHYCDFWADPSKQPIPAGWPTDLAGLTEKVRTYTRDLVRDFAAQGTPVDIFQMGNEITAGILWPVGQLYPADGSQHWEEFATLLKAGIAGARQGAGRRPLKVMLHIDRGGKLADTRWFFDNITTQQVPFDIIGQSYYPMWHGSLADLRANLEDSVARYGKPVLLAEVSYPWTFEDGDGRGNIVTPDAVLPDLDRFPATPAGQAGFYQALREVLVGVPGGNGLGFLVWEPEWIPGVGWQPGAEASNDNLTQFDFTGRALPSIRAYRKP, encoded by the coding sequence ATGCCCTCGTCCAGCGTTCCCCTGCCCAGCCCCGCATCAGGACTGTCCCGAAGAGCTGCCCTGGCCGCCGTGGGTGGGATAGCCCTCACCGGTTTCGCCGCGTCCCCGGCCGATGCCGCCAGTACAGCCGGTCGCACAGCCGGCCACGCAGACACCGCCCTGAGCATCCGCGGCGCCGACCTGTCCTTCCTTCCGCAGCTGGAGGAGGCCGGGGTCCACTACCGCGACCTGGCCGGCCGCGTCCGCCCGGCCGAGCGGATCATCGCCGCCGCGGGGGCCAACCACCAGCGCATCCGGGTGTGGGTCGACCCGCCGGCCGGGTACACCGACCGGAAGCGGGCACTGGCCCTGGCCCGGCGGGCCCACCGGGCCGGGCTGAAGATCGTGCTCGACCCACACTACTGCGACTTCTGGGCCGATCCGAGCAAACAGCCGATCCCGGCCGGCTGGCCCACCGACCTGGCCGGGCTGACCGAGAAGGTCCGCACCTACACCCGGGATCTGGTGCGGGATTTCGCCGCCCAGGGCACGCCGGTCGACATCTTCCAGATGGGCAACGAGATCACCGCCGGGATCCTCTGGCCGGTCGGGCAGCTCTACCCGGCCGACGGCTCCCAGCACTGGGAGGAGTTCGCCACCCTGCTCAAGGCCGGTATTGCCGGTGCCCGTCAGGGTGCGGGCCGGCGCCCCCTGAAGGTGATGCTGCACATCGACCGCGGCGGCAAGCTGGCCGACACCCGCTGGTTCTTCGACAACATCACCACGCAGCAGGTGCCTTTCGACATCATCGGTCAGTCGTACTACCCGATGTGGCACGGCTCGCTGGCGGATCTACGTGCCAACCTCGAAGATTCGGTGGCCCGATACGGAAAACCGGTGCTGCTGGCTGAGGTCAGCTACCCATGGACGTTCGAGGACGGCGACGGCCGGGGCAACATCGTCACCCCCGACGCCGTGCTGCCCGACCTGGACCGGTTCCCGGCCACCCCGGCCGGGCAGGCCGGCTTCTACCAGGCCCTGCGCGAGGTGCTGGTGGGGGTGCCGGGTGGCAACGGGCTGGGATTCCTGGTCTGGGAGCCGGAATGGATTCCGGGCGTGGGCTGGCAGCCCGGCGCCGAGGCGTCGAACGACAACCTCACCCAGTTCGACTTCACCGGCCGCGCCCTGCCCTCGATCAGGGCCTACCGAAAGCCCTGA
- a CDS encoding LacI family DNA-binding transcriptional regulator — protein MSDGASVHPKSRGAARRAQRRGPTMEDVAEVAGVSRGTVSRVLNGAFHVSPESQAAVRAAMRQTGYVVNQSARSLVTRRSGAVAFVLSEPQDRLFEDPVFNALLRACTQILAEDDSSLVLMLASTPQERSRVMRFVQGGHVDGVLLVSTHTGDPLATELDAAGLPVVVCGRPPDAGLRMPYVAADDRGGARLITQYLIDRGRHRIATVAGPDDTAGGVERLAGYRDVLGSRVPEGGIVRATDFSIAAGHAAMAALLAGCPDLDAVFVASDLLAVGALEALYEAGRRVPDDVLVGGFDDSAIAPATRPPLTTVRQPLAQVAAEMVEVLRQLIDGRPASSRVLPTTLVRRGSA, from the coding sequence ATGTCGGACGGCGCGAGCGTGCACCCGAAGTCTCGGGGCGCTGCCCGCCGGGCGCAACGGCGTGGCCCGACGATGGAAGACGTCGCCGAGGTGGCCGGGGTGTCCCGGGGCACCGTGTCCCGGGTGCTGAACGGGGCCTTCCACGTCAGCCCGGAATCACAGGCCGCGGTGCGGGCGGCCATGCGGCAGACCGGGTACGTGGTCAATCAGAGTGCCCGCAGCCTGGTCACCCGGCGCTCGGGAGCGGTCGCCTTCGTGCTGTCCGAACCGCAGGACCGGCTGTTCGAGGACCCGGTCTTCAACGCGCTGCTGCGGGCCTGCACCCAGATCCTCGCCGAGGACGACTCCAGCCTGGTGCTGATGCTGGCGTCCACGCCGCAGGAACGCTCCCGGGTGATGCGGTTCGTCCAGGGCGGGCACGTCGACGGCGTGCTGCTGGTGTCCACGCACACCGGAGACCCGCTGGCCACCGAGCTGGACGCGGCCGGGCTGCCGGTGGTGGTCTGCGGCCGGCCTCCGGACGCCGGGCTGCGGATGCCCTACGTCGCGGCCGACGACCGCGGGGGAGCCCGGCTGATCACCCAGTACCTGATCGACCGGGGGCGCCACCGCATCGCCACGGTCGCCGGGCCGGACGACACGGCCGGCGGGGTGGAGCGGCTGGCCGGCTACCGCGACGTGCTCGGGTCCCGGGTGCCCGAGGGGGGCATCGTGCGGGCCACCGACTTCAGCATCGCCGCCGGGCACGCCGCGATGGCCGCGCTGCTGGCCGGATGTCCCGACCTGGATGCCGTTTTCGTCGCCTCCGACCTGCTGGCGGTGGGTGCTCTGGAGGCGCTGTACGAGGCCGGTCGGCGGGTGCCCGACGACGTGCTGGTCGGCGGGTTCGACGACTCGGCGATCGCCCCGGCGACCCGGCCCCCGCTCACCACCGTGCGGCAGCCACTGGCCCAGGTAGCGGCGGAGATGGTCGAGGTGCTGCGGCAGCTGATCGACGGGCGGCCGGCTTCCTCGCGGGTTCTCCCGACGACGCTGGTGCGGCGCGGCTCGGCCTGA
- a CDS encoding glycosyl hydrolase 53 family protein produces MKFRNLAGTVAALAALLTAGITAPPTASAANSLTMLGADVSTLQRSNELGLKFYNAAGTQQDALDILKANGVNYARLRVWNNPTSGYNNAAKVAAYAKTVKAKGLKLLVDFHYSDTWADPGKQGKPAAWASHNIAQLQTDVYDYTYNLCTTLKAQGTTPDSVQIGNEINVGMLWNDGKVVNSDFTNLSLLLKAGYNATKACNSSTQVIIHTANSDSLTNARWFYDGIKAKGVNWDITGLSYYCMWHGTLANLYNVITDMRTRYSKPVVIAETAFPFTASNADSTSNSVTSATCEGITTSWAGQATEFSYVQNTARNAGAIGVFYWEPTWYGPNAGNGWDPANIATSGNGWDNMATFDWTGHVNPTIKWTP; encoded by the coding sequence ATGAAGTTCAGGAACCTGGCGGGAACGGTGGCCGCGCTCGCCGCCCTGCTCACCGCCGGCATCACCGCACCGCCGACCGCCAGTGCGGCCAACAGTCTGACCATGCTCGGGGCCGACGTGTCCACGCTGCAACGCAGCAACGAGCTGGGGCTGAAGTTCTACAACGCCGCCGGCACGCAGCAGGACGCGCTCGACATCCTCAAGGCCAACGGCGTGAACTACGCCCGGCTCCGGGTCTGGAACAACCCCACCAGCGGATACAACAACGCCGCCAAGGTCGCGGCCTACGCGAAGACGGTGAAGGCCAAGGGGCTCAAGCTGCTGGTCGACTTCCATTACTCCGACACCTGGGCCGACCCCGGCAAGCAGGGCAAGCCGGCCGCGTGGGCCAGTCACAACATCGCCCAGTTGCAGACCGACGTCTACGACTACACCTACAACCTCTGCACCACGCTCAAGGCCCAGGGCACGACCCCGGACAGCGTGCAGATCGGTAACGAGATCAACGTCGGAATGCTCTGGAACGACGGCAAAGTCGTGAACAGTGACTTCACCAATCTGAGTCTGCTGCTGAAGGCCGGTTACAACGCGACCAAGGCCTGCAACAGCTCGACCCAGGTGATCATCCACACCGCGAACTCGGACAGCCTGACCAACGCCCGCTGGTTCTACGACGGGATCAAGGCCAAGGGCGTCAACTGGGACATCACCGGACTGTCGTACTACTGCATGTGGCACGGCACCCTGGCGAACCTCTACAACGTGATCACCGACATGCGCACGCGGTACTCCAAGCCGGTGGTCATCGCCGAGACGGCCTTCCCCTTCACCGCTTCCAACGCCGACAGCACCTCCAACTCGGTGACCTCGGCCACCTGTGAGGGGATCACCACCTCCTGGGCCGGGCAGGCCACCGAGTTCTCCTACGTACAGAACACCGCCCGCAACGCCGGGGCGATCGGTGTCTTCTACTGGGAACCGACCTGGTACGGGCCGAACGCGGGCAACGGCTGGGACCCGGCGAACATCGCCACGAGCGGGAACGGCTGGGACAACATGGCCACGTTCGACTGGACCGGCCACGTCAACCCGACGATCAAGTGGACGCCCTGA